The following coding sequences are from one Mus pahari chromosome X, PAHARI_EIJ_v1.1, whole genome shotgun sequence window:
- the LOC110313565 gene encoding 60S ribosomal protein L10-like, which yields MGHRPAWCYQYCKNRPYPKSRFCCGVPDAKIRIFDLGWKKAKVDEFPLCGHMVSDEYEQLSSEALEAARICANKYMVKSCGKDGFHIRVRLHPFYVIHINKMLSCAGVDRLQTGMHGAFGKPQGTVARVHIGQVIMSIRTKLQNKEHVIEALCRARFKFPGRQKIHISKKWGFTRFNADEFEDMVAEKQLIPHVCGFKYIPNCGPLDKWRALHS from the coding sequence ATGGGCCACCGCCCTGCCTGGTGTTACCAGTATTGTAAGAACAGGCCATACCCAAAGTCTCGTTTCTGCTGTGGTGTCCCTGATGCTAAGATCCGCATCTTTGATTTGGGATGGAAGAAAGCGAAAGTTGATGAATTCCCACTTTGTGGCCACATGGTGTCAGATGAATATGAGCAACTCTCTTCTGAAGCACTGGAGGCTGCCCGTATTTGTGCCAACAAATACATGGTAAAGAGTTGTGGCAAGGATGGCTTTCATATCCGAGTGAGGCTCCACCCTTTCTATGTCATCCATATCAACAAGATGTTGTCTTGTGCTGGGGTTGACAGGCTCCAGACAGGGATGCATGGTGCCTTTGGGAAGCCCCAGGGCACAGTGGCCAGGGTTCACATTGGCCAGGTCATCATGTCCATCCGAACCAAGTTGCAGAATAAGGAACATGTGATTGAGGCTCTGTGCAGAGCCAGGTTCAAGTTCCCTGGTCGCCAGAAGATCCACATCTCAAAGAAGTGGGGCTTCACCAGGTTTAATGCAGATGAATTTGAAGACATGGTTGCTGAGAAGCAGCTCATTCCTCATGTCTGTGGGTTCAAATATATCCCCAATTGTGGTCCTCTGGACAAGTGGAGAGCCCTGCATTCCTGA